One Synechococcus sp. Nb3U1 genomic window, CCTGAAATTGCTGCGCGGAGATAGCCTGGGCGCTTTGGAGGATTTGGATCGGGCTTTGCAGTTGGATCCCAGCTATGCCCCCGCTTATGTAAACCGCAGCTATGTCTACAATCAGTTGCGCTTACCCGAAGCAGCCCTAGCCGATGCGGAGCAAGCGATTCGTCTGGATGGCGGGATCCCGGAGGCCTACTTTAGTCGCGGGGTTGCCCATCTGCAACTGGGAGATCGAGAGGCTGCCATGGCAGATTTTCGTGGGGCAATGGCCCTGTTTTCAAAGAGTGGCAACTTTGCCGATCAAACCATTCTGCAACAACTGCTGCGGCAATTAGGAGTGGATGGGGGTTGAAAGCTTCCGCAGGGGGTTAGCCTGAACTGAGAATAAAATTTGACCCAAAATATGACCAACGAAGACCTCAACGAACGGTTTGCCCTACTTGCCGAAGGCTTGGATGATCTCAGGAGTGTGGTTGGTGGTGGCTAGTGAAACTCGTGCCGACTTGGCCCATTATGGGCTGGTGTAGTTACTACAGCTATTCAAGAGTTACAGACTACCCAGGTGCAGCAGGTAACTTTAGATCCAGAGTTTAGCGGCAGGACAAGAGCGCCAGGAGGCCATTTTGGTTGAGCTGATGCGACAACGCTCTTCAGATGGAAGCAGCAACTGACTCAACCTCTCCCAACCACTCCGACAAAGAAACCGCCTGGGCTTGCAGCCCAAACACATCGCAAAAAGACTCCACCAGCACTGGCGCGACCGCTTCCATCGTCACTTGCGGGCAAAACTGCG contains:
- a CDS encoding tetratricopeptide repeat protein codes for the protein MNPKFGVAGLGLVGFLAGIPAALAIPSPPPSVTTTPNSVPGTASEFNWQGSLKLLRGDSLGALEDLDRALQLDPSYAPAYVNRSYVYNQLRLPEAALADAEQAIRLDGGIPEAYFSRGVAHLQLGDREAAMADFRGAMALFSKSGNFADQTILQQLLRQLGVDGG